A genome region from Nitrospinota bacterium includes the following:
- a CDS encoding sigma-54 dependent transcriptional regulator has product MKSILVVDDEKSLRDFLTIMLENEGYEVQTASSGEKAVKLVQESAFDLVITDFRMKGANGIEVLEAVKVHNPAIPVLLMTAYASAETAVEAMKKGAYDYISKPFKIEDLQLIIKNAIEKKTLSDENQYLKSALNDKYGFTNFIGKSSVMKNVFKLIEKVAASNATVLIGGESGTGKELVAKAIHFNGTRKNYPFISINCGAVPESLLESELFGHEKGAFTSADATKVGLMESASKGSFFLDEVGEAPLSIQVKLLRVLQEKEIMRVGGTKTIGIDLRIIAASNLDLTKAVKNKTFREDLYYRLNVIPIELPPLRERKEDIPLLVDHFVKKYNEERQGDNKIQGVHSDVLSLMENYSWPGNVRELENVIERAVVLEVEDMIQVSSLPGGISGNKESASDVVLPPSDQPVDLEKTLDQIEKKMLLGALDQSNGIINKAAKQLNLSFRSMRYRIQKHKLKGKEEADD; this is encoded by the coding sequence ATGAAATCTATTCTTGTTGTAGATGATGAAAAGAGTTTGCGCGATTTCCTCACCATCATGCTGGAGAATGAGGGCTACGAAGTGCAAACCGCGAGCAGTGGAGAGAAGGCCGTAAAGTTAGTGCAGGAAAGTGCGTTCGACCTGGTCATTACGGATTTTCGCATGAAGGGAGCCAACGGCATCGAAGTGCTGGAGGCGGTCAAGGTGCATAATCCCGCCATCCCGGTCCTGTTGATGACCGCCTACGCCTCTGCCGAAACGGCGGTCGAGGCCATGAAAAAAGGCGCCTACGATTATATTTCCAAGCCTTTTAAAATTGAAGACCTGCAACTCATCATCAAAAACGCGATCGAAAAGAAAACCCTTTCCGATGAAAATCAGTATTTAAAATCCGCTCTAAATGACAAATACGGGTTTACCAATTTTATTGGCAAAAGCTCAGTCATGAAGAATGTTTTCAAGCTGATAGAAAAAGTGGCTGCTAGTAATGCCACGGTATTGATTGGCGGGGAGAGCGGCACGGGGAAAGAACTTGTCGCCAAGGCGATTCATTTTAACGGAACCCGAAAAAACTATCCTTTTATCTCCATAAACTGCGGGGCGGTCCCTGAAAGCCTGCTGGAGAGTGAATTGTTCGGGCACGAAAAGGGAGCTTTTACCAGCGCCGACGCCACTAAAGTCGGCTTGATGGAGTCTGCCAGTAAGGGCTCATTTTTTCTCGATGAAGTGGGTGAAGCTCCCTTGAGCATCCAGGTGAAATTGCTTCGGGTTTTACAGGAAAAGGAAATTATGCGGGTGGGTGGAACCAAAACCATTGGCATTGATTTGAGAATCATCGCCGCGTCCAATTTGGATTTGACCAAAGCGGTTAAAAATAAAACTTTTCGAGAAGATTTATATTACCGGTTGAATGTCATACCCATTGAGCTTCCACCCTTACGGGAGAGGAAAGAAGATATTCCCCTGCTGGTCGACCATTTTGTAAAAAAATACAACGAGGAGCGTCAGGGAGATAACAAAATTCAAGGCGTTCATTCGGATGTATTGAGTTTGATGGAAAATTATTCCTGGCCGGGGAATGTCAGGGAGTTGGAGAATGTGATTGAACGGGCGGTTGTCCTGGAAGTGGAGGACATGATTCAAGTGTCCAGCCTGCCCGGAGGAATTTCCGGAAATAAGGAATCGGCTTCTGATGTGGTTTTGCCGCCGAGCGATCAGCCGGTTGATTTGGAGAAAACTCTGGATCAGATCGAAAAGAAAATGCTCCTGGGCGCTTTGGACCAGTCCAACGGGATCATTAACAAAGCGGCCAAGCAACTTAATTTAAGCTTTCGATCCATGCGGTATCGTATCCAAAAACACAAACTCAAGGGCAAGGAAGAAGCCGACGATTGA
- a CDS encoding penicillin-binding protein activator: MWSTTVMDDPGKRKFIFKIVPWGRVVFFLTTSCLIWFFAPPSLSADPNKNKPVYNDPFQRAESYFHAGNFDKARPLYEDSYSRHSSGVMAYRALFRLGQLDQKMGSFATALRYYQILIKDFPRSSLMNTVIYLMGECYFELGQNSEAERFFRKVAETHPDIKLRWKALFHLGKLDERKFDYANALDKLVQVYEQKQNNEIIEFAREEIEKIIDDKLSEETLLSLRGKYKTGFPADLIFLKLISLYRNHGNIDKFKSVSIDFSSRFPDHPEKPKIERQIKNIEKNLKGKIRLGVILPLTGRRAVTGQQVLQGVQLALNQQGSEGKQKVELIVKDSANGDSLTSIMEELAGDPTLAGILGPVLSDEVKEIVPLVDKYQIPVFTPTASSEGLPEMSPYIFRNALTRKIQAKFLAAYAVNELGLNRFAILYPVESYGIEFRKLFKEEVESLGGQVITTVAYDRTQTDFKAQILELGGVTDDKLESLIQENNFTPGDDSSVGGGLSRPVVDMGHWNNEKIENLKASLELKYDAIFIPGFFDKVGLIVPQLVFYNIDNVTLLGGSGWNSPKLIESAGSYIRDGLFVDGFFMDSSRAEVKNFVEAFKSTFGKDPTLYSAQAYDGANIMIQSILKGASNRIEVKKHLDALQGYPGVSGKTSILPDGDSEKELFTLRIKNRKVRQIN; this comes from the coding sequence TTGTGGTCCACGACTGTTATGGATGACCCTGGTAAAAGGAAATTTATTTTTAAAATTGTCCCTTGGGGAAGAGTCGTTTTTTTTCTGACTACTTCCTGCCTGATCTGGTTTTTTGCACCTCCTTCATTGTCTGCGGACCCCAACAAAAACAAGCCCGTTTACAATGATCCGTTTCAAAGGGCCGAGTCTTATTTTCATGCCGGAAATTTTGATAAAGCCCGACCTCTTTATGAGGATTCCTACAGCCGCCATTCTTCTGGAGTGATGGCCTATAGGGCGCTATTTCGGCTGGGGCAATTGGATCAGAAGATGGGATCGTTTGCCACGGCTTTGCGATACTATCAAATTTTAATTAAAGATTTCCCCAGAAGTTCGCTCATGAATACGGTTATTTATCTTATGGGCGAATGTTATTTTGAATTGGGCCAAAATTCCGAAGCGGAACGATTTTTTCGGAAGGTGGCCGAAACGCATCCAGATATCAAGCTGCGGTGGAAGGCTTTATTCCACCTTGGTAAACTCGATGAGCGAAAATTCGATTATGCCAACGCTCTGGACAAGCTGGTTCAGGTTTATGAGCAAAAGCAAAATAATGAAATTATAGAATTCGCACGCGAAGAAATTGAGAAGATCATTGATGACAAACTTTCCGAAGAAACTCTCTTATCCCTGAGAGGAAAATATAAAACTGGATTTCCTGCAGACCTTATTTTTCTGAAGCTGATTTCCCTTTATAGGAATCATGGCAATATCGATAAGTTTAAGTCGGTTTCCATTGATTTTTCCAGCCGCTTTCCCGACCATCCTGAAAAACCAAAAATTGAGCGCCAAATAAAGAATATCGAAAAAAACCTGAAAGGGAAAATTCGGTTGGGAGTGATTTTGCCTTTAACGGGAAGGCGAGCTGTCACGGGCCAACAGGTGTTGCAGGGAGTTCAGCTGGCTCTCAATCAGCAGGGTTCAGAGGGAAAGCAAAAAGTTGAGCTCATCGTCAAGGATTCAGCTAATGGCGATTCATTAACCAGCATTATGGAGGAATTGGCAGGGGACCCCACACTGGCTGGTATCCTGGGGCCTGTTTTGAGTGATGAAGTCAAGGAGATCGTGCCGCTTGTTGACAAGTATCAGATTCCCGTGTTTACTCCGACCGCTTCTTCAGAAGGTCTCCCGGAGATGAGCCCTTATATATTCAGAAATGCGCTCACTCGGAAAATTCAGGCCAAATTTCTAGCGGCGTATGCCGTCAACGAGCTGGGCTTGAATCGGTTTGCAATTCTTTATCCGGTGGAAAGTTACGGTATTGAGTTTCGAAAACTATTCAAGGAGGAAGTTGAATCGTTGGGCGGCCAGGTGATTACCACGGTTGCGTACGATCGGACGCAAACGGATTTTAAGGCTCAAATTCTGGAATTGGGAGGGGTTACCGATGACAAGCTGGAAAGTCTGATCCAGGAAAATAATTTTACTCCGGGCGATGATTCGAGCGTTGGCGGTGGGCTGTCGCGACCGGTTGTCGATATGGGTCATTGGAATAATGAGAAGATTGAAAATTTGAAGGCGTCTCTTGAGTTGAAATACGACGCTATTTTTATTCCCGGTTTTTTTGATAAAGTTGGGCTGATTGTTCCGCAGTTGGTTTTCTACAATATTGACAATGTAACTCTTTTGGGGGGTAGCGGGTGGAATTCTCCCAAACTCATTGAAAGTGCCGGTAGTTATATTAGAGACGGGTTGTTTGTGGATGGATTTTTCATGGATTCCAGTAGAGCGGAAGTGAAAAATTTTGTGGAGGCTTTTAAATCCACTTTTGGAAAGGATCCAACCCTTTATTCGGCACAAGCGTATGACGGTGCCAATATAATGATTCAATCCATATTGAAGGGTGCAAGCAATCGTATCGAGGTCAAAAAACATCTGGACGCGCTACAAGGCTATCCTGGTGTTTCAGGAAAAACCTCGATTCTTCCTGATGGGGATTCCGAGAAAGAGCTATTTACATTGAGGATCAAGAACCGCAAGGTTCGCCAAATAAATTGA